From Psychroflexus torquis ATCC 700755, the proteins below share one genomic window:
- a CDS encoding phytoene desaturase family protein produces the protein MSKSIAVIGSGFSSLAAACYLAKNGHKVDLFEKNDSLGGRARRLKVEGFTFDMGPSWYWMPDVFERFFADFDKKPSDYYTLDKLDPGYQVIFEGGETIEIGDSLDKIYKIFDQEEENGAKKLKKFIDNARKNYDIAIKDLVYNPGVSPLELVTLKTVTKLGEFFSTVDKDVEKVFKNEKLKQILKFPVLFLGAKPSETPSFYNFMNYADFGLGTWHPRGGFHEVIAAIVDLAKSLGVELHTNANIEKINVENHTAKSLKVNGEIKAFDVILSGADYHHTETLLDEKDRQYSESYWDKKVFAPSSLLFYLGFDKKLENVKHHNLFFDVDFEAHAQDIYTTPQWPEDPLFYANFTSIIDPGTAPEGHENGFFLIPIAPGIEDTEELRENYFDKIMTRFETLTNQSVRKNIIFKKSFCVNDFVEDYNSYKGNAYGMANTLLQTAFLRPKLKSKKVKNLFFTGQLTVPGPGVPPALISGKLVSELIEKN, from the coding sequence ATGAGTAAATCGATTGCAGTCATTGGATCTGGCTTCTCGTCATTAGCTGCCGCTTGTTATTTAGCAAAAAACGGACATAAAGTTGATCTTTTTGAAAAAAATGATAGTTTGGGTGGTAGAGCCCGTCGTCTTAAAGTGGAAGGCTTCACTTTTGACATGGGTCCTTCTTGGTATTGGATGCCTGATGTTTTTGAAAGATTTTTTGCTGACTTTGATAAAAAACCTTCTGATTATTATACACTTGATAAACTGGACCCAGGTTATCAAGTCATTTTTGAAGGTGGAGAAACTATCGAAATTGGAGATAGCTTAGATAAGATTTATAAAATCTTTGACCAAGAAGAAGAAAATGGCGCTAAGAAACTCAAAAAATTCATAGACAATGCCCGCAAAAATTATGACATTGCCATAAAAGATTTAGTCTATAATCCAGGCGTTTCTCCGCTTGAATTAGTTACTCTAAAAACAGTTACCAAACTTGGAGAATTTTTTAGTACTGTCGATAAGGACGTAGAAAAGGTATTTAAAAATGAAAAGCTAAAACAGATTTTAAAATTTCCTGTATTATTTTTAGGGGCTAAGCCAAGTGAAACGCCTTCTTTTTATAATTTTATGAATTATGCAGATTTTGGTTTAGGAACATGGCATCCTAGAGGAGGATTTCATGAAGTCATCGCTGCTATTGTAGATTTAGCAAAATCACTTGGAGTGGAACTTCATACCAATGCTAACATCGAAAAAATTAATGTTGAAAATCACACAGCCAAAAGTCTGAAAGTCAATGGTGAAATTAAAGCCTTCGATGTCATTTTGTCTGGAGCAGATTATCATCACACAGAAACATTGTTGGACGAAAAAGATCGTCAATACTCAGAATCTTACTGGGATAAAAAAGTCTTTGCACCTTCTTCTTTGCTATTTTATTTAGGTTTCGATAAAAAATTAGAAAACGTCAAGCATCATAATTTGTTTTTTGATGTGGATTTTGAAGCTCATGCTCAAGATATTTATACCACGCCCCAATGGCCTGAAGATCCATTGTTCTACGCCAATTTTACATCCATAATAGATCCTGGAACAGCACCTGAAGGTCATGAAAATGGTTTCTTTTTAATTCCCATTGCTCCAGGGATTGAAGATACTGAGGAGCTGAGAGAGAACTATTTTGACAAAATTATGACAAGGTTTGAAACACTAACAAACCAAAGTGTTAGAAAAAATATTATATTTAAAAAATCCTTTTGTGTAAACGATTTTGTTGAAGATTACAACTCATACAAAGGTAATGCTTATGGAATGGCTAATACTTTATTGCAAACAGCTTTTTTGAGACCAAAATTGAAAAGCAAGAAAGTAAAAAATTTATTTTTTACAGGACAACTTACTGTCCCTGGACCTGGTGTTCCACCCGCCTTAATTTCGGGTAAATTGGTGTCCGAATTAATTGAGAAAAATTAA
- a CDS encoding phytoene/squalene synthase family protein, producing the protein MKSLFDTVSRECSKMVTHSYSTSFSIATKLLAPSIRQDIYNIYGFVRFADEIVDTFHDYDKGILFKKFQVDMYDAVEHKISLNPILNSFQETVHKYNIDAHLYESFMDSMEKDLHKSNYLTQEEYKAYIYGSADVVGLMCLKVFVKGDLKMYENLKEDAMRLGSAFQKVNFLRDLKADCEDLERSYFPEADLNRLDENTKASIISEIDADFEAGLRGISMLPVEAKLGVYTAYIYYSKLLQKLKNTPSLEIKNRRIRVPNYQKASLLAKSYISCRFNLV; encoded by the coding sequence ATGAAATCATTGTTCGACACTGTATCGAGAGAATGTAGCAAGATGGTCACCCATTCTTATAGCACTTCTTTTTCTATTGCCACTAAGCTCCTAGCCCCATCCATTAGGCAAGATATTTACAACATTTATGGGTTTGTAAGATTTGCAGATGAGATAGTAGACACTTTTCATGACTACGATAAGGGTATTTTATTTAAAAAGTTTCAGGTAGATATGTACGATGCTGTAGAGCATAAAATAAGTCTAAACCCAATATTAAATAGCTTTCAAGAAACCGTTCATAAATATAATATAGACGCTCATCTTTACGAATCTTTTATGGATAGTATGGAAAAAGATTTACACAAATCCAATTATCTTACCCAAGAAGAATATAAAGCCTACATCTATGGAAGTGCCGATGTAGTTGGATTGATGTGTTTAAAAGTATTTGTAAAAGGCGATCTTAAAATGTATGAAAACCTCAAAGAAGATGCGATGAGATTGGGTTCTGCCTTTCAAAAAGTAAATTTTCTAAGAGATTTAAAAGCAGATTGTGAAGATTTAGAAAGATCTTATTTCCCTGAGGCGGACTTAAACCGTCTGGATGAAAACACTAAAGCCTCTATCATTTCAGAAATAGATGCAGATTTTGAAGCAGGCTTAAGAGGGATTTCAATGTTACCTGTAGAGGCTAAACTTGGGGTTTATACCGCTTATATTTATTATTCAAAATTACTTCAGAAATTAAAAAATACACCTTCGCTTGAAATCAAAAACAGGCGAATAAGAGTACCTAACTACCAAAAAGCGAGTTTACTAGCAAAATCTTACATTTCATGTAGGTTTAATTTAGTTTGA
- a CDS encoding beta-carotene hydroxylase: MEILIWIVVFLATFLLMEFMAWFSHKYIMHGFLWILHKDHHHKDHKSWWERNDLFFVFYAVISMYFFMVAQFQFAIAIGAGIAGYGLAYFVVHDIFIHQRFKLFRKANHWYAKGIRRAHKIHHKHLGKGESECFGMLIPPLRFLKNKK, encoded by the coding sequence ATGGAGATATTGATTTGGATAGTTGTTTTTCTAGCAACATTTTTACTGATGGAATTTATGGCGTGGTTTTCTCACAAATACATCATGCATGGTTTTTTATGGATATTGCATAAGGATCATCATCATAAAGACCATAAGAGTTGGTGGGAACGCAATGACTTATTTTTTGTGTTTTACGCTGTTATAAGCATGTACTTTTTTATGGTGGCACAATTTCAATTTGCAATTGCCATTGGAGCAGGTATTGCGGGCTACGGTTTAGCTTATTTTGTTGTTCATGATATCTTTATTCACCAACGGTTTAAATTATTCAGAAAAGCAAACCATTGGTACGCTAAAGGTATACGCCGTGCCCACAAAATTCACCATAAACATTTGGGAAAAGGAGAAAGCGAATGTTTTGGAATGCTTATCCCTCCTCTAAGGTTCCTCAAAAACAAAAAATAA
- the crtD gene encoding 1-hydroxycarotenoid 3,4-desaturase CrtD, with amino-acid sequence MKSQAAIIGSGIAGIASALRLKAKGYEVDIFEQNDYTGGKLHSITKGEYRFDYGPSLFTMPHLVDELFGLFDIDPKEYFQYTRKDTICNYFWEDGKRFQVSANTKTFIKEAAKSFDESEEHLEDYLKNTKTKYDLTSKLFLEKSLHKFDTYLSKDTLKAIFNVGKLHLDSSLNEVNKKYFDHPKLIQLFNRFATYNGSSPYKTPGIMSMIPHLEMNYGTFIPKHGMHDISQSLTQLAKDVGISIHLNQKVDEIVYEKNTAKALKINGDDKAFDLIVCNMDVYSAYNILLKKIKAPKKTLSQERSSSALIFYWGINKTFRELDLHNILFTEDYEKEFDHLFNKKNFAEDPTVYINISSKEVKEDAQEGHENWFVMVNAPTNCGQDWTAQTSYIREKVIAKINKCLGSKIENHIEVEHVVTPKDIEFATSSFQGSLYGTSSNNKFASFLRHPNFSSKLKNLYFCGGSVHPGGGIPLCLLSAKIVSDLVPQPQ; translated from the coding sequence ATGAAGTCACAAGCTGCCATTATAGGTTCTGGTATCGCTGGAATCGCTTCTGCTTTGCGCCTAAAAGCTAAAGGATATGAAGTCGATATATTTGAGCAAAATGACTACACAGGAGGTAAACTTCATAGTATCACCAAAGGAGAATATCGTTTCGATTATGGTCCTTCCTTATTTACGATGCCTCACCTTGTGGATGAGTTATTTGGATTATTCGATATCGATCCCAAAGAGTACTTTCAGTACACGAGAAAAGATACCATCTGCAATTATTTCTGGGAGGATGGAAAACGCTTTCAAGTGAGTGCGAATACCAAAACCTTTATCAAAGAAGCTGCTAAAAGTTTTGACGAATCTGAAGAACATTTAGAAGACTATCTGAAAAATACGAAAACCAAATACGATCTCACTTCAAAATTATTTTTGGAGAAATCGCTTCATAAGTTTGACACTTATCTTTCTAAAGATACCTTAAAGGCGATTTTTAATGTAGGTAAATTACATTTGGACAGCAGTCTAAATGAAGTAAATAAGAAATATTTTGACCATCCTAAGCTTATCCAACTTTTCAATAGGTTTGCTACCTATAACGGTTCCTCCCCTTATAAAACACCAGGAATCATGTCTATGATTCCACATCTTGAGATGAATTATGGGACATTTATTCCTAAACATGGGATGCATGATATTTCACAAAGTCTGACTCAGCTCGCTAAAGATGTTGGAATATCCATTCATCTAAACCAAAAGGTGGATGAAATCGTTTATGAAAAAAATACCGCAAAAGCTTTAAAAATAAACGGAGATGACAAAGCTTTCGATCTTATCGTCTGTAATATGGATGTCTATTCCGCTTACAACATCCTCCTAAAAAAAATAAAAGCTCCAAAAAAGACCTTAAGCCAAGAGCGCTCGAGTTCTGCTTTAATTTTCTACTGGGGAATCAACAAAACATTCCGAGAGCTAGACTTGCACAATATTCTATTTACAGAAGACTACGAAAAAGAGTTTGATCACTTATTTAATAAAAAAAACTTTGCAGAAGACCCTACTGTGTATATCAATATCTCTTCTAAGGAAGTAAAAGAAGATGCACAGGAAGGCCATGAAAACTGGTTTGTAATGGTTAATGCTCCTACCAATTGCGGCCAAGATTGGACTGCTCAAACGAGTTACATCAGAGAGAAAGTTATCGCGAAAATCAATAAATGTCTAGGCTCCAAAATAGAAAACCACATTGAAGTTGAACACGTCGTCACTCCAAAAGATATCGAGTTTGCAACCTCATCGTTTCAAGGGTCTTTGTATGGGACGTCTAGCAATAATAAATTCGCCTCTTTTTTAAGGCATCCAAACTTCAGTTCAAAGCTAAAAAACTTATACTTTTGTGGAGGAAGTGTGCATCCTGGGGGAGGAATCCCTTTATGTTTGCTCTCTGCTAAAATTGTTTCAGATTTAGTTCCACAACCACAATAA
- a CDS encoding carotenoid biosynthesis protein yields MKSLTQQQNYLFIAIGVLWLFHVSGIIGISIGYQDWFASRTSLNLVIMFIALIAFYPMDSIKKWILFLTFGVLGILVEYLGVTFGLFFGDYAYGNNFGPKILGVPLLIGVNWAMLTFICGSIANKLSENIFLKSLLGTFMMLFLDLFIEKIAPIFDFWEFTGGYAPIDNYIAWGIISFIFNLIFHLFKVKGNFLISFHLYMVQLVFFIYFYVYF; encoded by the coding sequence ATGAAGAGTTTAACTCAACAGCAGAATTATTTATTCATAGCCATTGGCGTTCTATGGCTTTTCCACGTTTCAGGAATAATTGGCATTAGCATAGGTTATCAGGACTGGTTCGCCAGTAGAACTAGTCTCAATTTGGTAATAATGTTTATAGCCTTAATTGCTTTCTATCCTATGGATTCCATTAAAAAGTGGATTCTGTTTTTAACGTTTGGTGTGCTTGGAATTTTAGTAGAATACCTAGGAGTGACTTTTGGCCTTTTCTTTGGAGATTATGCCTACGGTAATAATTTTGGTCCTAAGATTTTGGGAGTACCTTTACTTATTGGAGTCAATTGGGCTATGCTTACTTTTATTTGTGGTTCGATCGCTAATAAATTATCCGAAAATATATTTCTTAAATCTCTATTAGGCACTTTTATGATGCTTTTCTTGGATTTATTTATCGAAAAGATAGCTCCCATTTTTGATTTTTGGGAATTTACCGGAGGCTATGCACCCATAGATAATTATATTGCTTGGGGAATTATCTCTTTTATCTTTAATCTTATTTTCCATCTGTTCAAAGTCAAAGGCAACTTTTTGATTTCGTTTCACTTATATATGGTTCAACTTGTCTTTTTTATCTATTTCTATGTCTACTTTTAA
- a CDS encoding lycopene cyclase family protein, translating into MSTFNYNYNYIIIGAGAAGLNLALAMNEDVFFKDKKILILDKDKKTENDRTWCFWEKGNGKWDHIVSKTWKKSIVTAKGEDINFDLKKYTYKMLRSADFYQFAKTKLDTSTIEWKTEDVQKVVQNQDKAVVTTPENDYMADFVFDSRIPSLYTLDHSDSLSIAQHFKGWIIETEEEVFDDTKFTMMDYSIKDGETTSFTYVLPMSPTKALVEFTYFSPDVVSEATYDHYLKRYISEKLHQQNYKILETEKGVIPMTNFPFEDFNQKHIIKIGTAGGWVKASSGYSFKNCEKKSKKIIKFLKTNPDYYHNSSSPKFKHYDKIFLEVLSKENHFGEELFHRMYKNNSIRTIFRFLDERSVFSEDLKIILNLSSLPFINAFLRHVKSGLKT; encoded by the coding sequence ATGTCTACTTTTAATTATAATTATAATTATATCATCATAGGAGCTGGAGCGGCTGGTTTAAACCTGGCTTTAGCTATGAATGAAGATGTTTTTTTCAAGGATAAGAAGATTCTGATTTTAGACAAAGACAAAAAAACCGAAAACGACAGAACTTGGTGTTTTTGGGAAAAAGGAAATGGCAAGTGGGATCACATCGTTTCTAAGACTTGGAAGAAATCTATCGTTACTGCCAAAGGTGAAGACATCAATTTTGATTTAAAAAAGTATACCTACAAAATGTTGAGGTCAGCTGATTTTTATCAATTTGCCAAAACGAAACTCGACACGTCCACTATAGAGTGGAAAACAGAAGATGTACAAAAAGTAGTTCAAAACCAAGATAAAGCTGTCGTAACAACTCCTGAGAATGATTACATGGCCGATTTTGTATTTGATAGTAGAATTCCATCGCTTTATACTTTAGACCATTCAGACTCTCTTAGTATCGCTCAGCATTTTAAAGGATGGATTATCGAAACTGAGGAAGAAGTCTTTGATGACACTAAATTTACAATGATGGATTATAGCATCAAAGATGGTGAAACCACTAGCTTTACTTATGTTCTTCCTATGTCTCCTACTAAAGCACTAGTCGAATTTACGTATTTCAGTCCAGATGTGGTAAGTGAAGCCACTTATGACCACTATTTAAAAAGATATATTTCAGAAAAACTTCACCAGCAAAATTATAAAATCTTAGAAACTGAAAAAGGTGTGATCCCAATGACGAATTTTCCCTTTGAAGATTTTAATCAAAAACACATTATCAAAATTGGAACAGCAGGTGGTTGGGTAAAAGCTTCTTCTGGGTATTCTTTCAAAAATTGCGAGAAGAAAAGCAAGAAGATCATCAAATTTTTGAAAACAAATCCTGACTATTATCACAACTCCTCCTCTCCTAAATTTAAGCATTACGATAAAATTTTCTTAGAGGTCCTTAGCAAAGAGAATCATTTTGGCGAAGAGCTCTTCCATCGCATGTATAAAAACAATTCTATAAGAACAATCTTTAGATTTTTGGATGAAAGATCGGTTTTTTCTGAAGATTTAAAAATTATTCTGAATTTAAGCTCATTACCGTTTATCAATGCATTTTTGAGACACGTTAAAAGTGGACTTAAAACTTAA
- a CDS encoding DUF3291 domain-containing protein — protein sequence MSQITTLTVLSYKRFSNKFWALSMMQFGHTYMKSVKGLSFYKLMGSGKDNFNPFPDWSVYSVLQVWESEDAAQTFFETHKLSKAYQDHSDKMQVYYMESIQARGLWNSKNPFESTVNVKEMDPDSEIAVITRASIKTNMLLKFWKYVPESQKPLENTSGLIYTKGFGELPFMEMATFSVWKDLASLKAYAYQSQEHIKAIQKTREFDWYSEELFSRFRIQKKVTLKGF from the coding sequence ATGTCCCAAATCACCACCCTTACTGTTTTAAGCTATAAAAGATTTTCTAACAAATTCTGGGCCTTGTCCATGATGCAGTTTGGGCATACCTATATGAAATCTGTAAAAGGACTTAGTTTTTATAAGCTTATGGGTAGCGGAAAAGATAATTTCAATCCTTTTCCAGATTGGAGTGTGTATTCGGTTTTACAAGTGTGGGAGTCAGAAGATGCTGCTCAAACTTTTTTTGAAACTCATAAGCTCAGTAAAGCCTATCAAGACCACTCAGATAAGATGCAGGTTTATTATATGGAAAGCATTCAAGCCAGAGGCTTATGGAATTCTAAAAACCCTTTTGAATCTACTGTAAATGTAAAGGAGATGGATCCGGATTCTGAAATTGCGGTTATTACCCGAGCCAGTATCAAGACTAACATGCTATTGAAATTCTGGAAATACGTTCCGGAATCTCAAAAACCTCTAGAAAACACTAGTGGGTTGATCTACACTAAAGGTTTTGGTGAACTCCCTTTTATGGAAATGGCAACTTTTAGCGTTTGGAAAGATTTAGCGAGCCTTAAAGCTTATGCTTATCAAAGTCAAGAACACATTAAGGCAATTCAAAAAACAAGAGAATTCGACTGGTACAGTGAGGAGCTATTCTCTAGATTTCGAATTCAGAAAAAAGTCACTTTAAAGGGGTTTTAA
- a CDS encoding S9 family peptidase translates to MTILRLSSYILAFFLMATAQLKAQVPEDFFDYMDLFDLQMVGNPEISPDGETIIYERHQFDVMTDSRLVNLWQISFDGETHYPITSGTKYHGNVNWSPQGDKFAFTSNQDGSNQLYVYWVESKTTAALTNFTESPSNISWSPDGTQLLFSKFVPESSKAIQPKIPSPPNGAEWEKEADVIDKAVYRRDGGGYVQDGYSHIFVISAEGGTARQLTSGSHQFGSSSWTPDGKHILYTVNKSEDAEVDPNNEQIFEQHIETGVSKQLTSTRGPFYSPKVSPDGKHIAYTGFDDKFVGYQLTKLYLMSRDGAELEILSKGFAQDISSITWAKDAKSIYFRFDEEGNSKVGQINLKGEVSTVAENLGSPSIGRPYGGGTYSVSDKGKLAFSYVTTSTPAELAVVSQKSTRETKRLTNLNANLLKSKKTGKVEEFWVESSVDDFKVQGWILTPPSFDPSKTYPMILEIHGGPYTNYGSRFSPELQFMASRGYVVVYTNPRGSTSYGEDFAAYINHNYPSEDYNDLMDATDYVVDQGYINTDQLYITGGSGGGILTAWSIGKTDRFKASVVAKPVINWYSFVLTADGSPFFAKYWFKNKPWENPEEYLKFSPISLVGNVKTPTMLLTGQQDYRTPMSETEQYYAALKLQGIEAVMVRIAGSGHGIARKPSNLFRKVGYITSWFDKHKE, encoded by the coding sequence ATGACTATATTACGTTTAAGCAGTTATATTCTTGCTTTCTTTTTGATGGCTACCGCCCAACTGAAAGCTCAAGTCCCTGAAGACTTTTTTGATTATATGGATCTTTTTGATTTGCAAATGGTTGGTAATCCAGAGATTTCTCCAGATGGTGAAACAATTATTTACGAAAGGCATCAATTTGATGTGATGACCGATAGCCGATTGGTCAACTTATGGCAAATATCGTTTGATGGTGAAACTCACTATCCTATCACCTCCGGGACCAAATACCATGGGAATGTCAACTGGTCTCCGCAAGGCGATAAGTTTGCTTTTACGTCCAATCAAGACGGGTCTAACCAACTCTATGTCTATTGGGTAGAGTCTAAGACCACAGCTGCATTGACGAATTTTACTGAAAGTCCATCTAACATTAGTTGGTCTCCCGATGGGACACAACTCTTATTTAGCAAATTTGTTCCTGAGTCGTCTAAAGCTATCCAGCCCAAAATTCCTTCTCCTCCCAATGGTGCTGAGTGGGAAAAAGAAGCAGACGTTATAGATAAAGCAGTATACAGACGAGATGGTGGGGGCTATGTTCAAGATGGGTACAGTCATATTTTTGTAATTTCTGCTGAAGGTGGAACGGCTCGACAATTAACGTCTGGTTCTCATCAATTTGGTTCATCCTCATGGACTCCAGATGGGAAGCATATCTTATACACAGTGAATAAATCTGAGGATGCTGAAGTGGATCCAAATAATGAACAAATTTTTGAACAGCACATTGAAACAGGAGTAAGTAAACAATTGACTAGCACAAGAGGGCCGTTTTACTCTCCAAAAGTTTCACCTGATGGTAAGCATATCGCTTATACAGGATTCGACGATAAATTTGTGGGTTACCAACTCACCAAACTATATCTGATGTCAAGAGACGGAGCTGAGTTAGAAATCCTTTCCAAAGGCTTTGCACAAGATATCTCTTCGATCACTTGGGCTAAAGATGCTAAGTCTATTTATTTTCGATTTGATGAAGAAGGCAATAGCAAAGTTGGACAAATCAACCTGAAAGGTGAGGTCTCTACAGTGGCAGAAAACTTAGGGTCTCCAAGTATTGGTCGCCCGTATGGTGGCGGAACATATTCAGTCTCCGACAAAGGAAAACTGGCCTTTTCTTATGTGACTACTTCGACACCTGCAGAATTAGCTGTTGTTTCTCAAAAATCTACTAGAGAGACCAAACGTCTCACAAATTTAAATGCCAACCTATTAAAGTCTAAAAAAACAGGAAAGGTTGAGGAGTTCTGGGTAGAGTCTTCAGTAGATGATTTTAAAGTACAAGGCTGGATTCTCACGCCTCCCAGTTTTGATCCTTCCAAGACATATCCTATGATTCTTGAAATCCACGGTGGTCCGTATACCAATTATGGTTCTCGATTTTCACCAGAATTACAATTTATGGCGAGTAGAGGATATGTTGTGGTATATACAAACCCTAGAGGAAGTACAAGTTATGGGGAAGATTTTGCGGCCTATATCAATCACAATTATCCAAGTGAAGATTATAACGATTTGATGGATGCGACAGATTATGTGGTCGACCAAGGTTATATCAATACCGACCAACTTTATATTACAGGCGGAAGTGGAGGAGGAATCCTTACCGCTTGGTCCATTGGTAAAACTGATAGATTTAAAGCGTCTGTAGTGGCAAAGCCAGTCATCAATTGGTACAGTTTTGTCCTGACGGCAGATGGTTCTCCATTTTTTGCCAAGTACTGGTTCAAAAATAAACCTTGGGAAAACCCAGAGGAGTATTTGAAATTTTCACCGATTTCTTTGGTTGGAAATGTCAAAACCCCAACGATGTTACTAACAGGCCAACAAGACTATAGAACGCCAATGAGTGAAACCGAACAGTACTATGCGGCCTTAAAATTACAAGGGATTGAAGCGGTTATGGTACGTATCGCTGGCTCTGGTCACGGCATTGCAAGGAAACCTAGTAACTTGTTTAGGAAAGTGGGGTACATCACCAGTTGGTTCGATAAGCATAAAGAATAA
- a CDS encoding amidase family protein — translation MCQFKFNSLPIIILFILSLSACKHNSAPEFEAWVPYDETGLIDSSADSASERLRYQLIQSKVSDRNAILETISSQLNGFSKDQYVKLMPYILDQDITSIQNHIEEGTLTYKSLTQWYLFRIADTETNKDLALNAIISINPKVVAQAEDLDALQAKEKHPIYGMPILLKDNINTKNMITTAGAMALMNNQTKTDAEIVTNLKSHGALILGKANLSEWANFLCDGCPNGYSAVGGQTLNPYGLRIFDTGGSSSGSAVSVAANYAVAAIGTETSGSILSPSSQQSSVGLKPTVGVLSQEGIVPISSTLDTPGPITKTIRDNSIVFSAMAFAKSGASVPWEIDIRADLKNLRFGVYTSYLEDSLYLRALEDLKTLGAELIEIDPKPMDFEGFTQLLSGDMKIDLVNYLKAYTSENVTVKSTAEVIQFNLEDNLVRIPYGQARFEGIEDLNLSDEELQNIRDQLYKAGVAYFEAPMLVNRLDAILSINNYNAGQAAVAKYPGLTIPMGYTSEGEPKGLTFIAQPYKESDLFSYAKLFEQNTNYRVSPKKYSN, via the coding sequence ATGTGCCAGTTTAAGTTTAATTCACTTCCTATTATTATCCTTTTTATTTTAAGTCTAAGCGCTTGTAAACATAATTCTGCTCCAGAATTTGAGGCTTGGGTACCTTATGATGAAACGGGTTTAATAGACTCTAGTGCCGACAGCGCATCGGAGCGTTTGCGCTATCAACTTATACAGTCTAAAGTTTCCGATCGGAATGCAATTTTAGAAACCATCAGCTCTCAACTTAATGGCTTTTCTAAAGATCAGTACGTTAAGCTTATGCCTTACATCTTAGACCAAGACATTACTTCAATTCAAAATCATATTGAAGAGGGAACTCTTACTTATAAGAGTTTAACGCAATGGTATCTATTCCGGATTGCAGATACCGAGACTAACAAAGACTTGGCGCTTAATGCGATTATCTCCATCAATCCCAAGGTGGTGGCTCAAGCGGAAGATCTAGATGCGCTTCAAGCCAAAGAGAAACATCCTATCTATGGGATGCCCATCTTATTGAAGGATAATATCAATACCAAAAATATGATCACTACAGCTGGTGCAATGGCCTTAATGAATAACCAAACCAAAACCGATGCAGAGATTGTCACCAATTTAAAATCTCATGGCGCTCTTATTTTGGGAAAAGCCAACCTAAGTGAGTGGGCCAATTTCCTTTGCGATGGCTGTCCAAACGGATATAGTGCTGTCGGTGGCCAGACCTTAAATCCATACGGACTTAGGATCTTTGATACCGGAGGATCTAGCTCTGGAAGTGCGGTGAGTGTTGCTGCCAACTATGCAGTAGCTGCTATAGGGACAGAAACATCGGGTTCCATTCTTTCACCCTCAAGTCAGCAATCGTCTGTAGGCCTAAAACCTACCGTTGGTGTCTTGAGTCAGGAAGGGATTGTGCCCATCTCGAGTACATTGGACACTCCTGGACCTATAACCAAAACCATAAGGGATAATTCTATTGTGTTTTCAGCAATGGCCTTCGCAAAATCAGGCGCTTCTGTGCCCTGGGAGATAGATATTAGAGCAGACTTAAAGAACTTAAGATTTGGCGTGTATACCAGTTATCTTGAAGATTCCTTATACCTCAGAGCCCTTGAAGATCTCAAGACATTAGGTGCTGAACTTATTGAAATCGACCCCAAGCCTATGGATTTTGAAGGCTTTACTCAACTATTGAGTGGAGATATGAAAATAGATCTTGTCAACTATTTAAAAGCCTATACGTCTGAAAATGTTACTGTAAAATCTACAGCTGAGGTAATTCAATTTAACCTAGAAGATAATTTAGTTAGAATCCCTTACGGGCAAGCTAGGTTTGAAGGGATCGAAGATTTAAACTTATCTGATGAGGAGCTTCAAAACATAAGAGACCAACTCTATAAAGCTGGTGTTGCTTATTTTGAGGCCCCAATGTTGGTGAATAGGTTAGATGCGATTCTATCGATCAATAATTATAATGCAGGTCAAGCTGCTGTAGCAAAATATCCCGGACTTACCATACCTATGGGCTACACGTCTGAAGGAGAGCCTAAAGGTCTTACCTTTATAGCACAACCTTATAAAGAGTCCGATTTGTTTAGTTATGCAAAACTCTTTGAGCAAAATACCAACTATCGGGTATCCCCTAAAAAATATTCCAACTAA